In Candidatus Sodalis pierantonius str. SOPE, one DNA window encodes the following:
- a CDS encoding phage portal protein, with amino-acid sequence MRKSRKGPKTGPQPRTGAPRAEVFTFDDPLPMMDRREMLDYLKCAIVDRWYAPPVSFNGLAKTFRATVHHSSPIYMKRNVLVSLFQPHSLLSKQNFSRFTLDFMVFGNAFLESRVNRLGEVMTLTPSPAKYTRVGVEPGAYWYVAQPQTPHPFAPGAVFHLLDPDINQEIYGVPEYLSALNSVWLNEAATLFRRKYYLNDSHAGFILYMNDAAHSQDDIDDLRKALKSSKGPGNFRNLFMYAPNGKKDGLQLIPLAEVAAKDEFMYIKNTSRDDQLAAQRIPPQMMGILPNNTGGFGDVEKAARVFAINELAPLQQRLSEINDWVGEEVVRFKPYELLDNEAG; translated from the coding sequence ATGCGTAAATCCCGCAAGGGGCCAAAAACAGGCCCACAACCGCGCACGGGCGCGCCACGTGCCGAGGTGTTTACCTTTGATGATCCGCTCCCCATGATGGATCGGCGTGAAATGCTCGATTATCTGAAGTGTGCCATCGTCGATCGCTGGTATGCGCCGCCGGTGTCCTTTAACGGACTGGCAAAGACCTTCCGCGCAACGGTGCATCACAGCTCACCTATCTATATGAAACGCAATGTGTTGGTGAGCCTGTTTCAGCCCCACAGTCTGCTGTCCAAGCAGAATTTTAGCCGCTTTACGCTCGATTTTATGGTGTTTGGCAACGCCTTTCTTGAAAGCCGCGTGAACCGGCTGGGTGAGGTGATGACTCTCACCCCCAGCCCGGCCAAGTATACCCGCGTGGGGGTTGAGCCAGGCGCCTATTGGTATGTCGCCCAGCCTCAGACACCCCACCCGTTTGCGCCAGGCGCGGTATTTCATCTGCTGGATCCGGATATTAACCAGGAGATTTACGGCGTGCCGGAGTACCTTTCCGCCCTGAATTCAGTGTGGCTAAATGAAGCGGCGACACTGTTTCGCCGCAAATACTACCTCAACGACAGCCACGCCGGCTTTATCCTGTACATGAACGATGCTGCGCATAGTCAGGACGATATCGACGACCTTCGTAAGGCGCTGAAGAGCTCGAAAGGGCCAGGAAACTTCCGCAACCTGTTTATGTATGCGCCGAACGGCAAAAAAGACGGGCTGCAGCTTATCCCACTGGCCGAGGTGGCGGCAAAGGATGAGTTTATGTACATCAAAAACACCAGCCGGGATGATCAGCTGGCCGCGCAGCGCATCCCGCCCCAGATGATGGGGATTTTACCCAACAATACCGGCGGCTTTGGTGATGTGGAAAAAGCGGCGCGGGTGTTTGCCATTAATGAGCTTGCCCCTCTTCAGCAACGTCTGAGCGAAATTAACGATTGGGTGGGCGAAGAGGTGGTGCGATTTAAGCCCTATGAGCTGCTGGATAATGAGGCCGGATAA
- a CDS encoding DUF4406 domain-containing protein, which produces MTIQSTDMQAKVIYIAGPMTGKPDFSRTTFSLAAVRLSAQGAIPLNPAMLPGGLSEADYMRIGLAMLQCAEGIYLLDGWQDSVGACAEVALAKKLGLAFRFETAQTAAVDGRPDA; this is translated from the coding sequence ATGACAATTCAAAGTACCGATATGCAAGCAAAGGTGATCTACATCGCCGGCCCCATGACCGGGAAACCCGATTTCAGCCGGACAACCTTTTCCCTGGCCGCTGTCCGGCTATCCGCTCAGGGCGCGATCCCACTCAATCCCGCCATGCTGCCGGGTGGCCTTTCCGAGGCCGACTACATGCGTATCGGCCTGGCCATGTTGCAATGCGCTGAAGGGATTTACTTGCTGGACGGCTGGCAGGACAGCGTGGGCGCCTGTGCTGAAGTGGCATTGGCTAAAAAGCTGGGGCTGGCCTTCCGCTTTGAGACAGCTCAGACAGCAGCCGTGGATGGGCGGCCAGATGCCTGA
- a CDS encoding DNA adenine methylase produces MKPILKWAGGKSRLMPRLRPFLPAAEYLVELFVGGASVFLNTDYSRYVLADINPDLINFYQAVVNAPDSVIRAALPLFSHGSSQCDYNRHRADFNHRHTSACIERAALFLYLNRHGYNGLCRYNLRGGLNVPYGRYKKPYFPAAEIRLFAEKVRDTHTRFVCLPFEETLAFHVDEHCAVYVDPPYFDCFTGYYIAPFQDEEHQALAYALTETHLRWDVPVVLSGSNTPKTHAAYRGFTFHYTHARYSIAARGASRGKAGEVIATLPVRQSHPLASKPHAFVAAEGLEVA; encoded by the coding sequence ATGAAACCTATCCTGAAATGGGCGGGCGGCAAGTCTCGCCTGATGCCCCGCTTGCGCCCCTTCCTGCCGGCGGCTGAATACCTGGTTGAACTGTTTGTTGGCGGCGCGTCAGTTTTTCTCAATACCGACTACAGCCGCTATGTGTTAGCCGATATCAACCCTGATCTCATTAATTTTTACCAGGCAGTGGTCAATGCGCCAGACAGCGTGATCCGGGCGGCACTACCTTTGTTCAGCCACGGCAGCAGCCAATGTGACTATAACCGGCACCGTGCCGATTTTAATCACCGGCATACGTCCGCTTGTATTGAACGAGCCGCACTTTTTCTTTACCTGAATCGCCATGGCTACAACGGCCTGTGCCGCTACAATCTGCGTGGCGGGCTCAATGTACCCTATGGCCGTTACAAAAAGCCCTATTTCCCTGCCGCAGAAATCCGCCTGTTCGCCGAAAAGGTCCGCGATACTCATACCCGATTTGTCTGCCTGCCCTTTGAGGAAACACTGGCGTTTCATGTAGATGAACACTGCGCAGTTTATGTCGATCCGCCTTATTTCGACTGCTTCACGGGGTATTACATCGCGCCGTTTCAGGACGAAGAACATCAGGCGTTGGCCTATGCCCTGACGGAGACCCACCTGCGCTGGGACGTCCCTGTCGTGCTCTCGGGCAGCAATACCCCCAAGACCCATGCCGCCTATCGGGGTTTTACGTTTCACTATACTCATGCCCGTTACAGCATTGCCGCCAGGGGGGCCAGCCGGGGTAAGGCCGGGGAAGTGATTGCCACGCTACCCGTGCGGCAGTCTCATCCGTTGGCCTCCAAACCCCATGCCTTCGTTGCGGCTGAGGGGCTGGAGGTTGCCTGA
- a CDS encoding 3'-5' exonuclease yields the protein MMNHLMIDIETLGVRASAPLAAIGAVFFEPSTGQLGKAFYARVDPRSDEAAGARAEVDTALWWLRQDTEARAELIIEPRSSARDALNAFLNYINASQIPAGRKHLNIWCKGGNFDVGILDAAFERHGLPIPWHYWRVRDMRTLQCLAQATGYCSPARQILKHHTGEDAYYQAQVVAEIWQRHSDAFIEHC from the coding sequence ATGATGAATCATCTCATGATAGATATTGAAACCCTCGGCGTTCGCGCCAGTGCGCCACTGGCAGCGATAGGTGCCGTCTTTTTTGAGCCCTCTACCGGCCAGCTGGGCAAAGCGTTTTATGCCCGCGTTGACCCGCGCAGTGATGAGGCTGCTGGCGCCCGTGCGGAAGTCGATACGGCGTTGTGGTGGTTACGTCAGGACACGGAAGCGCGCGCCGAACTGATTATTGAACCGCGCTCTTCTGCGCGAGATGCACTGAATGCGTTTCTGAATTACATCAACGCCAGCCAGATACCCGCTGGCCGCAAGCACCTGAATATCTGGTGTAAGGGCGGCAATTTTGACGTGGGGATTTTGGACGCTGCCTTTGAGCGCCATGGCCTGCCCATTCCCTGGCATTACTGGCGTGTGCGGGATATGCGCACCCTGCAATGTCTGGCGCAGGCAACCGGCTATTGCTCGCCCGCGCGCCAGATCCTGAAGCATCACACCGGCGAGGATGCCTACTATCAGGCGCAGGTGGTGGCGGAAATTTGGCAGCGTCATTCCGACGCTTTTATCGAACATTGCTGA
- a CDS encoding IS256-like element ISSoEn2 family transposase, with protein MDEKQLQALANELAKNLKIPEDLSHFDRLLKKISVEAALNAEMTHHLGYDKNQPKPGTNARNGYSTKTVTTGDGPLALRTPRDRDGSFEPQLVKKNQTRITGMDNQILSLYAKGMTTREIAAVFKELYDADVSPALVSKVTDAVMEQVVEWQNRPLDAVYPIVYLDCIVLKVRQDSRIINKSVFLALGINIEGQKELLGMWLAENEGAKFWLNVLTELKNRGLNDILIACVDGLKGFPDAINAVYPEARLQLCIVHMVRNSLQFVSWKDYKAVTHDLKAIYQAPTEEAGLQALEAFSSAWDIRYPQISRSWQANWANLATFFAYPTDIRKVIYTTNAIESLNSVIRHAIKKRKVFPTDDAVKKVVWLAIQAASQKWTMPLRDRRMAMSRFIIEFGDRLDGHF; from the coding sequence ATGGACGAAAAACAGTTGCAGGCTCTGGCTAACGAACTGGCCAAAAATCTCAAAATCCCTGAAGATCTCAGTCACTTCGATCGGCTGCTGAAAAAAATCAGCGTCGAAGCAGCTCTCAATGCCGAAATGACCCATCACCTCGGCTACGATAAAAATCAGCCTAAACCGGGGACCAACGCCCGCAACGGCTATTCCACAAAAACCGTTACCACTGGCGATGGCCCGCTGGCGCTGCGTACTCCGCGCGATCGTGACGGTTCCTTTGAACCGCAACTGGTGAAGAAGAACCAGACCCGGATTACCGGGATGGATAACCAGATTTTATCGTTGTACGCCAAAGGGATGACCACCCGCGAGATCGCCGCCGTGTTCAAAGAGCTGTATGACGCCGATGTTTCGCCGGCGCTGGTCTCAAAGGTCACCGATGCGGTCATGGAGCAGGTTGTCGAATGGCAAAACCGGCCTCTGGATGCAGTCTATCCCATTGTTTATCTTGATTGTATCGTTCTAAAAGTCCGGCAGGACAGCCGCATCATCAACAAATCTGTGTTCCTGGCGCTGGGCATCAACATCGAAGGCCAGAAAGAGTTGCTAGGTATGTGGCTGGCCGAAAATGAAGGCGCAAAGTTCTGGCTGAACGTGCTGACAGAGCTGAAAAACCGCGGCCTGAACGATATCCTTATCGCCTGCGTAGACGGGCTGAAAGGTTTCCCTGACGCTATTAACGCGGTGTATCCGGAGGCGCGGCTCCAGCTGTGTATCGTGCATATGGTGCGCAACAGCCTGCAGTTCGTCTCCTGGAAGGACTACAAGGCCGTCACCCACGACCTGAAAGCTATCTATCAGGCCCCTACGGAAGAAGCCGGCTTGCAGGCGCTGGAAGCGTTCTCCAGTGCCTGGGACATCCGCTACCCGCAAATAAGTCGAAGCTGGCAGGCAAACTGGGCCAATCTGGCCACGTTCTTTGCCTACCCAACGGACATCCGCAAGGTGATCTACACGACCAACGCCATCGAGTCGTTAAACAGCGTGATCCGGCATGCCATCAAAAAGCGCAAGGTGTTCCCGACCGACGACGCAGTGAAAAAGGTGGTGTGGCTGGCGATACAGGCGGCCTCACAGAAATGGACAATGCCTTTGAGGGACAGGCGCATGGCAATGAGCCGCTTTATTATCGAGTTCGGTGACCGCCTGGACGGTCACTTCTGA
- the istB gene encoding IS21-like element ISSoEn3 family helper ATPase IstB encodes MDTLLMALRELKLSAMVQALETQRELPGSYGELGFEERLSLMVEAENLHRKNNHICRLRRQSQMRLQAKPEDIRYIPSRGVTPEQMRDLLGGQYLKYQKSILITGPTGTGKIWLSCALGEQACRQQYSVRYWRVGRLLAHLHQCQVDRTYLKQLKQLEKIELLILDDVGLESISPMQATMLLEVMEDRYDKSSSILISQLPVKKWYGLIENPTTADALLDRLVHPSYRLELKGESLRKEQGVANTGKID; translated from the coding sequence ATGGATACACTGTTAATGGCTCTGCGAGAGCTGAAGTTGTCGGCAATGGTCCAGGCGTTGGAGACGCAACGCGAACTCCCGGGGAGTTATGGGGAGCTGGGGTTCGAGGAGCGGTTGTCGCTGATGGTAGAAGCGGAAAATTTGCATAGAAAAAACAACCACATATGCCGTCTGCGACGGCAATCGCAAATGCGCTTGCAGGCAAAACCGGAAGATATCCGTTATATCCCTAGCCGAGGAGTGACACCGGAACAGATGCGAGATCTGCTAGGGGGACAATATCTGAAATATCAGAAAAGCATACTCATCACGGGGCCGACAGGTACGGGCAAAATCTGGCTCAGTTGTGCGCTTGGTGAGCAGGCATGCCGGCAGCAATATAGCGTGCGTTACTGGCGAGTGGGTCGGTTGCTGGCCCATCTTCACCAGTGTCAGGTAGACAGGACCTATCTAAAACAGCTTAAGCAGTTAGAAAAAATAGAGTTACTGATCTTGGACGACGTGGGCCTAGAATCAATAAGTCCGATGCAGGCAACGATGCTGTTGGAGGTGATGGAAGATCGCTACGACAAAAGCAGCAGCATCCTGATCAGTCAACTGCCGGTGAAAAAATGGTATGGACTGATAGAAAACCCCACGACAGCTGACGCGTTACTCGATCGGTTAGTACACCCCAGCTATAGACTGGAACTTAAAGGCGAATCACTACGCAAAGAGCAAGGAGTAGCCAACACAGGAAAAATAGACTAA
- the istA gene encoding IS21-like element ISSoEn3 family transposase yields MARKKKKARTEMCIYINVLRMKFEQRRSNRTIAAALGIGCTTVHDILGRFTVANLVWPLPAELSPVDLDRLLYPGKSGKVINTLPSWLDIDTELSRKGMTKQLLWMEYQSAVGGDALGYSQFCALFRDWKKKQRRSMRMEHKAGEKLFIDFCGPTVPIVNPATGSVRQVAIFVAAMGVSGYAYIEACEGQDMASWLNANSRSLHFMGGVPELMIPDNLRSAVSTPDRYEPVINQSYQALANHYETVVLPARPRKPKDKAKAESTVQLVERWVLARLRKRRFYSLAELNQVIRELNHELNLRPMRHYGGQSRLERFEQLDKPALGPLPPTQWEYSEYLVARVGPDYHIDYGKNWYSVPHPLVGERVDVIVTQRLVQIHHKGVCVATHPRSNNAYRHTTQAAHMPANHKGQSQWTPERLCSWALSVGVCTLKVVESIQKSKAHPEQAYRSVLGLLNLQRRYETTRLEKACALALEKGCINRSFIANVLKHGRESEVTQDGAGVSMLVHENLRGPDSYH; encoded by the coding sequence ATGGCACGTAAAAAGAAGAAAGCGAGAACGGAAATGTGCATCTATATTAATGTCTTACGTATGAAATTCGAGCAGCGTCGCTCGAATCGCACTATCGCAGCAGCGCTCGGCATAGGCTGTACTACCGTGCACGATATCCTCGGCCGATTCACGGTAGCTAACCTGGTCTGGCCATTGCCGGCGGAACTGTCCCCCGTCGACCTCGACCGCCTGCTCTATCCCGGCAAATCCGGAAAAGTTATCAATACCTTACCCAGCTGGCTTGATATCGATACCGAGTTAAGCCGCAAGGGCATGACCAAGCAGCTGCTCTGGATGGAATATCAGTCCGCCGTGGGCGGTGATGCCCTCGGTTACTCACAGTTTTGTGCACTGTTCCGTGACTGGAAAAAGAAGCAGCGGCGTTCCATGCGCATGGAGCACAAGGCTGGCGAAAAGCTCTTCATCGACTTCTGTGGCCCCACCGTACCTATCGTCAACCCTGCGACCGGTAGCGTACGCCAGGTCGCTATCTTCGTCGCTGCCATGGGCGTGTCAGGCTATGCGTATATCGAAGCCTGCGAAGGCCAGGACATGGCATCGTGGCTCAACGCCAATAGCCGCAGCCTGCACTTCATGGGTGGGGTTCCGGAGCTGATGATACCTGATAATCTGCGCAGCGCTGTCAGCACCCCTGACCGCTATGAGCCGGTCATAAACCAGAGCTACCAGGCGCTGGCAAATCACTATGAGACAGTGGTGCTACCGGCGCGCCCGAGAAAACCGAAAGACAAGGCGAAGGCAGAATCAACTGTGCAGCTGGTAGAACGCTGGGTTTTGGCCCGGTTGCGTAAACGTAGGTTCTACTCGCTGGCCGAACTCAACCAGGTGATACGAGAACTCAATCATGAGTTGAATCTGCGCCCGATGCGTCATTACGGCGGACAAAGTCGCCTTGAACGCTTCGAGCAGCTGGACAAACCGGCTCTTGGGCCTCTACCGCCCACACAATGGGAATACAGTGAGTATCTCGTTGCCCGAGTGGGACCTGATTACCACATAGACTACGGCAAAAACTGGTACTCGGTGCCGCATCCGCTGGTTGGCGAGCGCGTTGACGTCATCGTCACCCAACGGCTGGTGCAAATCCACCATAAGGGCGTCTGCGTGGCTACGCACCCTCGCAGCAATAACGCCTATAGGCACACGACTCAGGCGGCGCACATGCCGGCTAACCATAAGGGGCAGAGTCAGTGGACGCCGGAAAGGCTGTGCAGTTGGGCGCTGTCGGTGGGTGTGTGCACACTGAAAGTGGTCGAGTCCATCCAAAAGAGCAAAGCCCATCCGGAGCAGGCTTACCGCTCCGTGCTGGGGCTACTCAATCTGCAACGGCGCTATGAGACGACGCGACTGGAGAAGGCCTGCGCGCTGGCGTTGGAGAAAGGGTGCATTAACCGCTCTTTCATAGCCAACGTATTGAAACACGGTCGTGAAAGTGAGGTCACCCAGGACGGAGCCGGCGTATCAATGCTGGTTCACGAAAACCTCCGAGGTCCGGACAGTTATCATTAA
- a CDS encoding IS256 family transposase, with the protein MDEKQLQALANELAKNLKTPEDLSHFDRLLKKISVEAALNAEMTHHLGYDKNQPKPGTNARNGYSTKTVTTGDGPLARRTPRDRDGSFEPQLVKKNQTRITGMDNQILSLYAKGMTTREIAAAFKELYDADVSPALVSKVTDAVMEQVVKWQNRPLDAIYPIVYLDCIVLKVRQDNRIINKSVFLALGINIEGQKELLGMWLAENEGAKFWLNVLTELKNRGLNDILIACVDGLKGFPYAINAVYSEARLQLCIVHMVRNSLRFVFWKDYKAVTRDLKAIYQAPTEEAGLQALEAFSSAWDIRYPQISRSWQANWANLATFFAYPTDIRKVIYTTNAIESLNSVIRHAIKKRKMFPTDDAVKKVVWLAIQAASQKWTMPLRDWRMAMSHFIIEFGDRLDGHF; encoded by the coding sequence ATGGACGAAAAACAGTTGCAGGCTCTGGCTAACGAACTGGCCAAAAATCTCAAAACCCCTGAAGATCTCAGTCACTTCGATCGGCTGCTGAAAAAAATCAGCGTCGAAGCAGCTCTCAATGCCGAAATGACCCATCACCTCGGCTACGATAAAAATCAGCCTAAACCGGGGACCAACGCCCGCAACGGCTATTCCACAAAAACCGTTACCACTGGCGATGGCCCGCTGGCGCGGCGTACTCCGCGCGATCGTGACGGTTCCTTTGAACCGCAACTGGTGAAGAAGAACCAGACCCGGATTACCGGGATGGATAACCAGATTTTATCGTTGTACGCCAAAGGGATGACCACACGCGAGATCGCCGCCGCGTTCAAAGAGCTGTATGACGCCGATGTCTCGCCGGCGCTGGTCTCAAAGGTCACCGATGCGGTCATGGAGCAGGTTGTCAAATGGCAAAACCGGCCTCTGGATGCAATCTATCCCATTGTTTATCTTGATTGTATCGTTCTAAAAGTCCGGCAGGACAACCGCATCATCAACAAATCTGTGTTCCTGGCGCTGGGCATCAACATCGAAGGCCAGAAAGAGTTGCTAGGTATGTGGCTGGCCGAAAATGAAGGCGCAAAGTTCTGGCTGAACGTGCTGACAGAGCTGAAAAACCGCGGCCTGAACGATATCCTTATTGCCTGCGTAGACGGGCTGAAAGGTTTCCCTTACGCTATTAACGCGGTGTATTCGGAGGCGCGGCTCCAGCTGTGTATCGTGCATATGGTGCGCAACAGCCTGCGGTTCGTCTTCTGGAAGGACTACAAGGCCGTCACCCGCGACCTGAAAGCTATCTATCAGGCCCCTACGGAAGAAGCCGGCTTGCAGGCGCTGGAAGCGTTCTCCAGTGCCTGGGACATCCGCTACCCGCAAATAAGTCGAAGCTGGCAGGCAAACTGGGCCAATCTGGCCACGTTCTTTGCCTACCCAACGGACATCCGCAAGGTGATCTACACGACCAACGCCATCGAGTCGTTAAACAGCGTGATCCGGCATGCCATCAAAAAGCGCAAGATGTTCCCGACCGACGACGCAGTGAAAAAGGTGGTGTGGCTGGCGATACAGGCGGCCTCACAGAAATGGACAATGCCTTTGAGGGACTGGCGCATGGCAATGAGCCACTTTATTATCGAGTTCGGTGACCGCCTGGACGGTCACTTCTGA
- a CDS encoding phage tail protein, whose amino-acid sequence MMMALGMFAFMLHTVPYQEFQHQMAWRHPSNSRIGRRPQSQFLGPDEETVTLSGVLLPEITGGRISLMALQKMAETGKAWSLIAGNWAIHGMFVIESLSRTKSVFFSDGAARRIEFTLTLKRTDENLKEMFGDLSQQLNDLSGTLSDTLDGLLS is encoded by the coding sequence ATGATGATGGCATTAGGCATGTTCGCTTTTATGCTGCACACCGTGCCCTATCAGGAATTTCAGCACCAGATGGCCTGGCGTCACCCGTCCAACAGCCGGATAGGCCGCCGCCCGCAAAGCCAGTTCCTCGGCCCGGATGAAGAAACCGTCACCCTGAGCGGCGTGCTGTTGCCGGAAATCACCGGCGGGCGCATCTCGTTAATGGCGCTACAAAAAATGGCGGAAACCGGTAAAGCCTGGTCGCTGATTGCAGGTAACTGGGCTATCCATGGGATGTTTGTGATTGAAAGCCTGAGCCGCACCAAAAGCGTGTTTTTCTCCGACGGCGCCGCGCGGCGCATAGAATTTACCCTGACGCTCAAGCGCACCGATGAAAACCTCAAAGAGATGTTCGGTGACCTGTCGCAGCAGCTTAACGACCTGAGTGGCACACTTTCCGACACCTTGGACGGGCTGCTATCATGA
- a CDS encoding phage late control D family protein, with product MSLSALLDSTTGGHTPDWRLSVDGIDITGNIVHRLMSLTLTDNRGFEADQLDIELDDSDRRLLLPRRGGANVALSLGWKETGLINKGSFTVDEIEHSGIPDRLTIRARSADFRASLNVQREASYHNTTLGDVVKTLAARHKLTPVMSQAMAHTKLAHSDQSQESDGSFLTRLAREHGAVMAVKQGKMLFFKQGQNQTLSGKPLPALTLTRQQGDSHQFTLTDRDAYTGVVAHWLNTRQAKPETIRVRHKRKKASANTEKQGDYLIGSEENVLVLRHTYASKHNAERAARANWERLQRGVATFSITLARGRAELSPEMPVKVSGFKREIDQTAWTLVTVTHTLNNSGFTTALELEVKIDALEME from the coding sequence ATGAGCCTGTCGGCCTTGCTTGATAGCACCACCGGCGGCCATACCCCGGACTGGCGGCTGAGCGTCGACGGCATCGATATCACCGGCAACATAGTACACCGCCTGATGTCATTAACCCTGACGGATAACCGGGGCTTTGAGGCGGACCAGCTGGATATTGAACTGGATGACAGCGACCGCCGTCTGCTCCTGCCTCGCCGGGGGGGGGCTAACGTTGCCCTGTCTCTCGGCTGGAAGGAAACCGGGCTGATAAATAAAGGCTCCTTTACCGTCGATGAAATCGAGCACAGCGGTATCCCCGACCGGCTGACGATACGCGCCCGCAGCGCTGATTTTCGCGCCTCGCTCAACGTCCAGCGCGAAGCATCCTACCATAACACCACCCTCGGCGATGTGGTGAAAACGCTAGCCGCCCGGCATAAGCTGACGCCGGTGATGAGTCAGGCGATGGCACACACCAAACTGGCCCACAGCGACCAGAGCCAAGAATCAGACGGCAGCTTCTTAACGCGACTGGCAAGGGAGCATGGCGCGGTGATGGCGGTCAAGCAAGGGAAAATGCTGTTTTTTAAACAGGGGCAGAACCAGACCCTGAGCGGTAAACCCCTTCCGGCACTGACCCTCACCCGCCAGCAGGGCGACAGTCATCAGTTTACACTCACCGACCGTGACGCCTATACCGGCGTGGTGGCGCACTGGCTCAATACCCGCCAGGCCAAACCCGAGACGATCAGAGTCAGACACAAGCGGAAAAAGGCGTCCGCCAACACAGAAAAGCAGGGCGATTATCTGATAGGTAGCGAGGAGAACGTACTGGTTCTGCGCCACACCTACGCCTCAAAGCACAATGCCGAACGGGCGGCCAGAGCGAACTGGGAACGCTTGCAACGCGGCGTCGCCACCTTCTCCATCACTCTGGCACGCGGCCGCGCGGAACTCTCTCCCGAAATGCCGGTCAAGGTCAGCGGCTTTAAACGCGAAATTGACCAGACCGCCTGGACGCTGGTTACCGTGACTCATACGCTGAATAACAGTGGATTTACCACAGCCCTGGAGCTGGAGGTGAAAATCGATGCGCTTGAAATGGAATGA
- a CDS encoding ogr/Delta-like zinc finger family protein produces the protein MMHCPLCGQAAHTRTNHYITTTTKERYNQCTNINCSHTFITHETFTRSIYVPRQIEPAPPHPGQNGQGMLQFG, from the coding sequence ATGATGCATTGCCCCCTTTGCGGCCAGGCCGCCCATACCCGTACCAACCATTACATTACGACCACCACTAAAGAGCGCTACAATCAATGTACCAACATTAATTGTAGTCACACCTTCATCACGCATGAAACCTTTACCCGCTCCATCTATGTTCCCCGGCAGATAGAACCCGCGCCACCACACCCAGGCCAGAACGGCCAGGGAATGCTACAGTTTGGGTAG